A stretch of Stenotrophomonas indicatrix DNA encodes these proteins:
- the bcsC gene encoding cellulose synthase complex outer membrane protein BcsC: protein MVRTPPSLVAASGLVLIGLAGPCAAQALPATPGGTVAEQRQWLLQQVRIGEASGRQGLIEDALARLRMLAPDDRSTLVAILEVQLSQQKMEDADATLQRLRQLGAGSRELAAGERLWRAYRGDLQQELQQARLFAAGGRSDEALLIYRRLFNDDPPGLQLGLEYWRLRGTQASGRDAAIRELTALDRSYPGNTTLLQTLSQLLFAAGRDADALAALQRMGRNPEARALAADAEWGYLQDQPADERNVRRLQEFITRNPTFSDIALVRERYAEQHKRVSDPSWRAGLRGQQLLDAGRNAEAERAFLQSLRGYPREAEFLGGLGMALMRQGRREQAIAYFQRAVQATPAGDTSDRWRDLITSTRYWLLLDQADTALAAARLDDAQALYSQARRQQPREINAILGLVDVAVARGDDEAAERQLQAARRIAPRDANVIRKLVQLYGRTDPQRLESFINALPAAQRTLYAEDLRQLQISRLRERREQALAAGDADAAITLGRELRRELPGDAWLAYALGNELRTAGKLDEADAVVADMATRNAGIEARYAQALYLSGSDRLPQALAVLEGVPRAQWDDDMRALSERLQRQQLIDHLWELRAQGREAEAVALLQQQPPSADNQLILAEWARLRDDHAQALHYYQQVLAVQPDNLDAQLGQLQAWIGTGDLASARRQMHDAPPVVADDAIGQQRQLATIWTDLHEDAKALQILRALLARKSGPDAQSWRDAARLVRREDPQQALDMYARAMADNGLIAPSQAQPRDNRALTLASRETASDDWLRRSLRSDVETLYQQQNPTLTVMQDSGRRSDGTPGISKLARDTRIAHLDAPFAGGLGWARIEQVHFDAGRFQTDADGAYSDDFGSCDLGLLQADGTRMQAPGCTRYVHQRRSSGAGFAVGWRTLDDRWNFDIGHSPSNYVVGNWLGGVTLNGDLGRLGWGATVSRRPMTNSLLSQAGAIDPRSGIAWGGVTANGVTVSLGYDEGGRNGVWSNWSWHQLTGHNVVDNTRARAMVGWYHKLIQRPDMRLDVGTTAMYWRYQKDLGGYSLGQGGYYSPQRYASLSLPVGFAWRNDDWSVRIDGSVSVSNARTRSISRFPDEALIQRVIAQLEPQYGPLQLDADGLYTTDGSSTGTGYRLYAAVERRLGDHVVLGAAGTLQRSRDFSPNTFQLYLRYSFKPWQGNLPLPVSPLVPYGEFR, encoded by the coding sequence ATGGTGCGTACGCCGCCGTCGCTGGTCGCTGCCTCCGGCCTGGTCCTGATCGGGCTGGCGGGCCCGTGCGCGGCGCAGGCGCTGCCAGCCACGCCCGGCGGCACTGTTGCCGAGCAGCGGCAATGGCTGCTGCAGCAGGTGCGCATCGGCGAGGCCAGCGGCCGTCAGGGGCTGATCGAAGATGCACTGGCCCGGCTGCGAATGCTGGCACCGGACGACCGCAGCACCCTGGTGGCGATCCTGGAAGTGCAGCTGTCGCAGCAGAAGATGGAAGATGCCGATGCGACCCTGCAACGGTTGCGCCAGCTCGGCGCCGGCAGCCGCGAACTGGCCGCCGGTGAGCGCCTGTGGCGCGCCTATCGCGGCGACCTGCAGCAGGAACTGCAGCAGGCACGGCTGTTCGCCGCCGGTGGTCGCAGCGATGAAGCGTTGCTGATCTACCGCCGTCTGTTCAACGACGATCCACCGGGGCTGCAGCTGGGCCTGGAGTACTGGCGCCTGCGCGGCACGCAGGCCAGCGGGCGCGATGCCGCAATCCGGGAACTGACCGCGCTGGACCGCAGTTACCCCGGCAACACCACCCTGTTGCAGACACTGTCGCAGCTGTTGTTCGCAGCCGGGCGTGACGCCGATGCGCTGGCGGCGCTGCAGCGCATGGGGCGCAATCCGGAAGCGCGCGCGCTGGCGGCTGATGCCGAATGGGGCTACCTGCAGGACCAGCCTGCCGACGAGCGCAACGTGCGCCGCCTGCAGGAATTCATCACCCGCAACCCCACCTTCAGCGACATTGCGCTGGTGCGCGAACGCTATGCCGAACAGCACAAGCGGGTAAGCGATCCCTCCTGGCGCGCAGGCCTGCGTGGCCAGCAACTGCTCGACGCCGGTCGCAATGCAGAGGCCGAGCGCGCATTCCTGCAATCGCTGCGCGGCTATCCGCGCGAAGCGGAGTTCCTCGGTGGGCTGGGCATGGCCCTGATGCGGCAGGGGCGCCGCGAGCAGGCCATCGCCTATTTCCAGCGTGCCGTGCAGGCCACACCCGCGGGTGATACCAGCGACAGATGGCGCGACCTGATCACCAGCACCCGCTATTGGCTGCTGCTGGACCAGGCCGACACCGCGCTGGCCGCTGCCAGGCTCGATGATGCTCAGGCACTGTATTCGCAGGCGCGCCGGCAGCAGCCGCGCGAGATAAACGCCATCCTCGGCCTGGTCGATGTCGCGGTGGCGCGTGGCGACGATGAAGCCGCCGAGCGGCAGCTGCAGGCCGCGCGGCGGATCGCCCCGCGCGATGCCAATGTGATCCGCAAGCTGGTGCAGCTGTATGGCCGTACCGACCCGCAGCGTCTGGAATCCTTCATCAACGCCTTGCCTGCAGCGCAGCGCACCCTGTACGCCGAAGACCTGCGCCAGCTGCAGATCAGCCGGCTGCGTGAGCGTCGTGAGCAGGCGCTGGCCGCTGGTGATGCCGATGCGGCCATCACGTTGGGGCGTGAGCTGCGCCGCGAACTGCCCGGCGATGCCTGGCTGGCGTATGCGCTGGGCAATGAACTGCGGACGGCCGGCAAGCTGGATGAAGCAGATGCGGTGGTTGCCGATATGGCCACGCGCAATGCCGGCATCGAAGCGCGTTACGCGCAGGCGCTGTACCTGTCCGGCTCCGATCGCCTGCCACAGGCGCTGGCCGTGCTGGAAGGCGTGCCGCGCGCGCAGTGGGACGATGACATGCGCGCCTTGTCAGAACGCCTGCAGCGCCAGCAGCTGATCGATCATCTGTGGGAGCTGCGCGCGCAAGGCCGGGAAGCAGAAGCCGTTGCCCTGCTGCAGCAACAGCCGCCCAGCGCGGACAACCAGCTGATCCTGGCCGAGTGGGCGCGCCTGCGTGATGATCATGCACAGGCGCTGCACTACTACCAGCAGGTGCTGGCGGTGCAACCGGACAATCTCGATGCGCAGTTGGGCCAGCTGCAGGCCTGGATCGGCACCGGCGACCTGGCCAGTGCCCGTCGGCAGATGCACGACGCGCCCCCCGTGGTGGCCGATGATGCGATCGGCCAGCAACGCCAGTTGGCGACCATCTGGACCGACCTGCATGAAGACGCCAAGGCGCTGCAGATCCTGCGCGCGCTGCTTGCCCGCAAGAGCGGGCCGGACGCCCAGTCCTGGCGCGATGCGGCGCGTCTTGTACGGCGCGAAGATCCGCAGCAGGCGCTGGACATGTACGCACGGGCGATGGCCGACAATGGCTTGATCGCACCGTCGCAGGCGCAGCCACGTGACAACCGCGCGTTGACCCTGGCCAGCCGCGAAACCGCCAGCGACGACTGGTTGCGGCGCAGCCTGCGCAGCGACGTGGAAACCCTGTACCAGCAGCAAAATCCGACGCTGACCGTGATGCAGGATTCCGGCCGTCGCAGCGACGGCACGCCTGGCATCTCGAAACTTGCACGCGATACCCGCATCGCCCATCTTGATGCACCGTTCGCCGGTGGTCTTGGCTGGGCGCGCATTGAACAGGTGCATTTCGATGCAGGCCGTTTCCAGACCGACGCCGACGGCGCCTACAGCGACGATTTCGGCAGCTGCGACCTGGGCCTGCTGCAGGCCGACGGCACGCGGATGCAGGCGCCGGGCTGCACCCGCTACGTACACCAGCGGCGCAGTTCGGGTGCCGGCTTTGCCGTGGGCTGGCGCACCCTGGATGATCGCTGGAATTTCGATATCGGCCATTCGCCGTCCAACTACGTGGTGGGTAACTGGCTGGGCGGCGTCACTCTCAATGGTGACCTCGGCCGGCTGGGCTGGGGAGCGACCGTATCGCGGCGGCCGATGACCAATTCGCTGCTGTCGCAGGCTGGTGCGATCGATCCACGCAGTGGCATTGCTTGGGGCGGTGTCACCGCCAATGGCGTGACCGTCAGCCTCGGCTATGACGAAGGTGGACGCAACGGCGTGTGGTCGAACTGGAGCTGGCACCAGCTGACCGGTCACAACGTGGTGGACAACACCCGCGCGCGGGCGATGGTTGGCTGGTACCACAAGCTGATCCAACGCCCGGACATGCGCCTGGATGTGGGAACCACCGCGATGTATTGGCGCTACCAGAAGGACCTGGGCGGCTATTCGCTGGGTCAGGGCGGCTACTACAGCCCGCAGCGCTATGCGTCGTTGAGCCTTCCGGTGGGCTTCGCCTGGCGCAACGACGACTGGTCGGTGCGCATTGATGGTTCGGTCAGCGTCTCCAACGCACGCACCCGCTCGATCAGCCGCTTCCCCGACGAGGCCCTCATCCAGCGCGTGATCGCACAGCTGGAACCGCAGTACGGTCCGCTGCAACTGGACGCGGATGGCCTGTACACCACCGATGGCAGCAGTACCGGTACGGGCTATCGCCTGTACGCGGCAGTTGAGCGGCGCCTGGGTGATCACGTCGTGCTGGGTGCGGCCGGTACCCTGCAGCGCAGCCGCGATTTTTCGCCGAACACGTTCCAGTTGTACCTGCGCTATTCCTTCAAACCGTGGCAGGGCAACCTGCCGTTGCCCGTCTCTCCGCTGGTGCCGTATGGCGAATTCCGCTGA
- the bcsZ gene encoding cellulose synthase complex periplasmic endoglucanase BcsZ, with protein sequence MANSADLQRRRLLQATVLLPLLGSAGVRAATTASRWPAWQVLQDSSLSRDGRMIDRSQDDQRSTSEGQSYALFFALVDNDPALFDRILAWTQDNLAGGDMAARLPGWLWGQGKEGWRLLDDNPASDSDLWLAYALLEAARLWRRPALQAIAEGMLAQVRAREIVQIPTLGPMLLPGPQGFIEDGATRVNPSYLPLPLLRRFAAVDRSGPWQALADNTVALLQQTSPHGFAPDWAAWKDGSFIADPVKGAVGGYDAIRCYTWAGMTAPRDPLFRRQLTALSGPLQRLRSGAPMWEKIDTRTGKGQGEGNYGFRAALLPYLLAQGETSRAAVLLESLPSAEQQRAGEPAYYSQMLTLFGRGWAEGRWRFAADGRLQPRW encoded by the coding sequence ATGGCGAATTCCGCTGACCTGCAACGCCGCCGTCTGCTGCAGGCGACAGTCCTGCTGCCGCTGCTGGGCAGCGCCGGCGTTCGCGCGGCCACCACAGCATCGCGTTGGCCGGCCTGGCAGGTGCTGCAGGACAGCAGCCTGAGCCGCGATGGGCGCATGATCGACCGCAGCCAGGACGATCAGCGCAGCACATCGGAGGGCCAGTCCTATGCACTGTTCTTCGCGCTGGTCGACAACGATCCTGCACTGTTCGACCGCATCCTGGCCTGGACGCAGGACAATCTCGCAGGCGGTGACATGGCCGCGCGCCTGCCAGGCTGGTTGTGGGGGCAGGGCAAGGAAGGCTGGCGCCTGCTGGACGACAATCCTGCATCCGATTCGGACCTGTGGCTCGCCTACGCATTGCTGGAAGCTGCGCGCCTGTGGCGCCGCCCCGCGCTGCAGGCCATCGCCGAAGGCATGCTGGCACAGGTGCGCGCGCGCGAAATCGTGCAGATACCCACGCTGGGGCCGATGCTGCTGCCGGGGCCGCAGGGATTCATCGAAGACGGTGCCACCCGGGTCAATCCGAGCTACCTGCCGCTGCCGTTGCTGCGGCGATTCGCAGCGGTTGATCGCAGCGGCCCCTGGCAGGCGCTGGCCGACAACACCGTGGCCCTGCTGCAGCAGACCAGTCCGCATGGGTTCGCGCCGGACTGGGCCGCGTGGAAGGACGGCAGCTTCATCGCCGATCCGGTGAAAGGGGCTGTGGGTGGCTACGACGCCATCCGCTGTTACACCTGGGCCGGCATGACTGCGCCGCGCGATCCCTTGTTCCGTCGCCAGCTCACCGCTCTGTCCGGCCCTCTGCAGCGCCTGCGCAGCGGTGCGCCGATGTGGGAGAAAATCGACACGCGTACCGGCAAAGGGCAGGGCGAGGGCAACTACGGTTTCCGTGCCGCACTGCTGCCCTACCTGCTGGCACAGGGGGAAACATCCCGCGCCGCGGTGCTGCTTGAAAGCCTGCCCAGCGCCGAACAGCAGCGTGCTGGCGAGCCCGCGTACTATTCGCAGATGCTCACCCTGTTCGGTCGCGGCTGGGCGGAAGGCCGCTGGCGCTTCGCTGCCGACGGACGCCTGCAGCCGCGCTGGTGA
- a CDS encoding NCS2 family permease — MSLFERLFQLQQHGTTVRTELLAGVTTFLTMSYIVFVNPEILGTTGMDAGAVFVATCLAAALGSVVMALAANFPVGMAPGMGLNAFFAFTVVGAAGLPWQQALAAVFISGLVFLVLSLTGVRAWLVSGIPASLRSAIVAGIGLFLAIIALQKSGVIIGNEDTLVALGPLNTAPPLLALGGFLLIAILEARRVRGAILIGILAVTAAGWALGDLQYHGLVSLPPSLAPTFLQLDLPGLLHHNGGAPIAVLLQVVLVFVLVEVFDATGTLYGVVGRAGLLKLPGAQKRFGRALLADSTAIVAGSLLGTSSTTAFAESASGVQVGGRTGLTALVVAALFLAALLFSPLAAMVPGYATAPALLFVAGLMLRELVEVDWSDLTESVPAALCALAMPFTYSIANGLAFGFIAYAALKAGTGRWREVHPAVWLVAVLFVLRYALE, encoded by the coding sequence ATGTCCCTGTTCGAACGCCTGTTCCAGCTGCAACAGCACGGCACCACCGTGCGCACCGAACTGCTGGCCGGTGTCACCACCTTCCTGACGATGTCCTACATCGTCTTCGTCAATCCCGAGATCCTGGGCACCACCGGCATGGACGCCGGCGCGGTGTTCGTGGCCACCTGCCTGGCCGCGGCGCTGGGCTCGGTGGTGATGGCGCTGGCGGCCAACTTCCCGGTGGGCATGGCCCCGGGCATGGGCTTGAATGCGTTCTTCGCCTTCACCGTGGTCGGCGCTGCCGGGCTGCCCTGGCAGCAGGCGCTGGCGGCGGTGTTCATTTCCGGCCTGGTGTTCCTGGTGCTGTCGCTGACCGGCGTGCGCGCGTGGCTGGTGTCGGGCATTCCGGCGTCGTTGCGGTCGGCGATCGTGGCCGGCATCGGCCTGTTCCTGGCCATCATCGCGCTGCAGAAATCCGGCGTGATCATCGGCAACGAGGACACGCTGGTCGCGCTGGGCCCGCTCAATACCGCGCCGCCGCTGCTGGCACTGGGCGGCTTCCTGCTGATCGCGATCCTGGAAGCGCGACGAGTGCGCGGTGCGATCCTGATCGGCATCCTGGCGGTGACCGCGGCCGGCTGGGCGTTGGGCGATCTGCAGTACCACGGGCTGGTGTCGTTGCCGCCGAGCCTGGCGCCGACCTTCCTGCAGCTGGACCTGCCTGGCCTGCTGCACCACAACGGCGGCGCGCCGATCGCCGTGCTGCTGCAGGTGGTGCTGGTGTTCGTGCTGGTGGAAGTGTTCGATGCCACCGGCACGCTGTATGGCGTGGTCGGCCGTGCCGGCCTGCTGAAACTGCCGGGCGCGCAGAAGCGGTTCGGCCGCGCGCTGCTGGCCGACAGCACGGCGATTGTGGCCGGCTCGCTGCTGGGCACCAGCAGCACCACCGCCTTCGCCGAAAGCGCCTCGGGCGTGCAGGTGGGTGGCCGTACCGGTTTGACCGCACTGGTGGTCGCTGCGTTGTTCCTGGCCGCGCTGTTGTTCTCGCCGCTGGCGGCAATGGTGCCCGGCTATGCCACCGCGCCGGCGCTGCTGTTCGTAGCCGGACTGATGCTGCGCGAACTGGTGGAAGTGGACTGGAGCGACCTGACCGAATCCGTACCCGCCGCGCTGTGTGCGCTGGCGATGCCGTTCACCTATTCCATCGCCAACGGCCTGGCCTTCGGCTTCATTGCCTATGCCGCGCTGAAGGCCGGCACCGGCCGCTGGCGCGAGGTGCATCCGGCGGTGTGGCTGGTGGCGGTGTTGTTCGTGCTGCGTTACGCGCTGGAGTGA
- a CDS encoding outer membrane protein, whose translation MKALISTTAALLLSGTAAAAPANWEGIYLGAHASHGEGHSQDRSNANASEKSIRGFAGGLQAGRNWQFDNNVVAGIEGTLSFGNITQEWKDRDNHQYSPYYGKDAVTRSGAVNLTLGYAAGQWLPYVSAGVSVARQEFSLGCDKSLVEATNGCRVAEFETRASHVSTGANVGAGVLYRFSDQLSAGAEYRYTHLGSSPVYLEDPNYPAAARRSFHTNYSSVTLKLNYHF comes from the coding sequence ATGAAAGCACTGATCTCCACCACGGCAGCGCTGCTGCTGTCGGGCACTGCCGCGGCCGCGCCGGCGAACTGGGAAGGCATCTACCTGGGTGCCCATGCCAGCCATGGCGAAGGCCACAGCCAGGACCGCAGCAATGCCAATGCCTCTGAAAAGAGCATCCGCGGCTTTGCTGGCGGGCTGCAGGCCGGCCGCAACTGGCAGTTCGACAACAATGTGGTTGCCGGGATCGAAGGCACCCTTTCCTTCGGCAACATCACCCAGGAGTGGAAGGACCGCGACAACCACCAGTACAGCCCCTACTACGGCAAGGATGCGGTGACCCGTTCGGGCGCAGTCAACCTGACGCTGGGTTACGCGGCGGGCCAGTGGCTGCCGTACGTCAGCGCCGGCGTGAGCGTGGCCCGCCAGGAGTTTTCGCTGGGCTGCGACAAGTCGCTGGTGGAGGCCACCAACGGCTGCCGCGTGGCCGAATTTGAAACCCGCGCATCCCATGTATCCACCGGCGCGAACGTCGGCGCAGGCGTGCTGTACCGCTTCAGCGACCAGCTTTCGGCGGGTGCGGAGTACCGTTACACCCATCTGGGCTCCAGCCCGGTTTACCTGGAAGATCCCAACTACCCGGCTGCGGCGCGACGCAGCTTCCATACCAACTACAGCAGCGTTACGCTGAAGTTGAACTACCACTTCTAA
- the ettA gene encoding energy-dependent translational throttle protein EttA — MSSQYIYTMNRVSKVVPPKRQIIKDISLSFFPGAKIGLLGLNGAGKSTVLKIMAGVDTDFEGEARPQAGIKVGYLAQEPELDPTKTVREAVEEGVGEVLQAQAALDAVYAAYAEEGADFDALAKEQERLEAILAAGDAHTLENQLDVAADALRLPPWDAIVGKLSGGEKRRVALCRLLLQKPDMLLLDEPTNHLDAESVEWLEQFLARYTGTVVAVTHDRYFLDNAAEWILELDRGRGIPWKGNYTDWLTQKDERLKQEDNQEKARQKAIQKELEWSRQNAKGGRTKGKARLARLEELQSVDYQKRNETNEIFIPPGERLGQAVMEFKNVSKKFGDRLLFDNLNFLVPSGAIVGIIGPNGAGKSTLFKMITGQEKPDTGEIVVGPTVQLSYVDQSRDALEGNHSVFQEIAGGLDILNINGIEIQSRAYIGRFNFKGQDQQKMVGSLSGGERGRLHMAKTLLQGGNVLLLDEPSNDLDIETLRALEDALLEFPGNTFVISHDRWFLDRIATHILAFEGDSHVEFFQGNYREYEEDKRRRMGDDAAPKRLRFKALK, encoded by the coding sequence ATGTCCTCGCAATACATCTACACCATGAACCGCGTGTCCAAGGTGGTCCCGCCCAAGCGGCAGATCATCAAGGACATCTCGCTGTCCTTCTTCCCGGGCGCGAAGATCGGCCTGCTGGGCCTGAACGGCGCCGGCAAGTCCACCGTACTGAAGATCATGGCCGGCGTGGACACCGATTTCGAGGGCGAAGCCCGTCCGCAGGCCGGCATCAAGGTTGGCTACCTGGCGCAGGAACCGGAACTGGACCCGACCAAGACCGTGCGTGAAGCGGTTGAAGAAGGCGTTGGCGAAGTGCTGCAGGCACAGGCTGCGCTGGATGCGGTCTACGCCGCCTATGCCGAGGAAGGCGCCGATTTCGACGCGCTGGCCAAGGAACAGGAGCGCCTGGAGGCGATCCTCGCCGCCGGCGATGCGCACACGCTGGAAAACCAGCTGGACGTGGCCGCCGATGCGCTGCGCCTGCCGCCGTGGGATGCCATCGTCGGCAAGCTGTCCGGTGGTGAAAAGCGCCGTGTGGCGCTGTGCCGCCTGCTGCTGCAGAAGCCGGACATGCTGCTGCTCGACGAACCGACCAACCACCTCGACGCCGAGTCGGTGGAATGGCTGGAACAGTTCCTGGCGCGCTACACCGGCACCGTCGTGGCGGTCACCCATGATCGCTACTTCCTGGACAACGCCGCCGAGTGGATCCTGGAACTGGACCGTGGCCGCGGCATTCCGTGGAAGGGCAACTACACCGACTGGCTGACCCAGAAGGATGAGCGCCTGAAGCAGGAAGACAACCAGGAAAAGGCTCGCCAGAAGGCGATCCAGAAGGAACTGGAGTGGTCGCGCCAGAACGCCAAGGGCGGCCGCACCAAGGGCAAGGCCCGTCTGGCCCGCCTGGAAGAGCTGCAGTCGGTCGATTACCAGAAGCGCAACGAGACCAATGAAATCTTCATCCCGCCGGGCGAGCGCCTGGGCCAGGCGGTGATGGAATTCAAGAACGTCTCCAAGAAGTTCGGCGACCGCCTGCTGTTCGACAACCTGAACTTCCTGGTGCCCTCGGGCGCCATCGTCGGCATCATCGGCCCCAACGGTGCCGGTAAGTCGACCCTGTTCAAGATGATCACCGGCCAGGAAAAGCCGGACACCGGCGAGATCGTGGTCGGCCCGACCGTGCAGCTGTCCTACGTGGACCAGAGCCGCGACGCGCTGGAAGGCAACCACAGCGTGTTCCAGGAAATCGCGGGCGGCCTGGACATCCTCAACATCAACGGCATCGAGATCCAGTCGCGCGCCTACATCGGCCGCTTCAACTTCAAGGGCCAGGACCAGCAGAAGATGGTCGGTTCGCTGTCCGGTGGTGAGCGTGGCCGCCTGCACATGGCCAAGACCCTGCTGCAGGGTGGCAACGTGCTGCTGCTCGACGAACCGTCCAACGATCTGGACATCGAAACCCTGCGTGCGCTGGAAGATGCGCTGCTGGAGTTCCCGGGCAACACCTTCGTCATTTCGCATGACCGCTGGTTCCTGGATCGCATCGCGACCCACATCCTGGCGTTCGAAGGTGATTCGCACGTGGAGTTCTTCCAGGGCAACTATCGTGAGTACGAAGAAGACAAGCGCCGCCGCATGGGCGACGACGCTGCGCCGAAGCGCCTGCGCTTCAAGGCGCTGAAGTAA
- a CDS encoding RcnB family protein: MHIHRLMAGAVASVLALGAIAPAFADNDHRGRDHDRREWREDRREWRHDRRDWERDRREARRDYRHDRRYDHGYYRPAPPPPRVVYSPGYRPGYGYGWQRGHRYRDYYRGPIYVVNDYPRYHLRRPPSGHHWIRDDRGNMLLVAVATGIIADYIINNR; this comes from the coding sequence ATGCACATCCATCGACTCATGGCCGGCGCCGTGGCCTCTGTACTGGCGCTGGGCGCCATCGCCCCGGCCTTCGCCGACAACGACCACCGTGGTCGCGACCATGACCGCCGTGAATGGCGCGAAGATCGCCGCGAGTGGCGCCACGACCGTCGCGACTGGGAACGCGACCGCCGGGAAGCGCGCCGTGACTACCGCCACGACCGCCGCTACGACCATGGCTACTACCGCCCGGCACCGCCGCCGCCGCGCGTGGTCTACAGCCCGGGCTACCGGCCCGGCTATGGCTATGGCTGGCAGCGCGGCCACCGCTATCGCGATTACTACCGCGGCCCGATCTACGTGGTGAACGACTACCCGCGCTACCACCTGCGCCGCCCGCCGTCCGGCCACCACTGGATCCGCGATGACCGCGGCAACATGCTGCTGGTGGCCGTGGCAACCGGCATCATCGCCGACTACATCATCAACAACCGTTGA